The genomic window AATCACGCTGATGTGCTTGGTATGCTGACTCACTAAGCTTTTTTCCAGTCGCGGAGCGCTTCTTCGTAAATTTCAGGTGTCCCAACGTCGAACCAGGCGCCCTCAAAAGGATATCCAATCAATTTTCCTTCGGTAACCAGTTTCGGGAAGACGTCCTTTTCGAGCATAGAATATCCTGAACGGGGAGTATATTTAAATATTTCGGGATTGAGGAAGAATAATCCGGCATTGACGAAGTGTCCCATGCGTTTGCCCTGCTCTGGCTTTTCTGTAAATTTCACAATCTTATTACCATGTAGTCTAACGACACCGAATTCATAGGGCTTGTCACTTGAGGTAATTGCCATGGTAGCGGTGCCGCCGTGCGTACGGTGAAATTCCACAAAGTCTTTTATTGAAATATCAATGAGCACGTCGCCATAGAGCATCAGGAAGGGTGATCGCTGGAGGTATTGTTCTGCCTGGCGGAGCGCAGCGCCGGTGCCGAGTTCTTTGCGCTCTTTCATATAGGTTATTTTTACCCCGAAGCGAGATCCATCGCCGAAGTGTGCCACGATTTTATCACCTAAGTGACCGACCATAATATATAAATCCGTAAATCCGGCGTCACGAAGCATTTCGATAGAGTATTCAAGGATCGGCTTTCCCTGGACGGGGATCAATGTCTTTGGAATTTCATAGGTGAATGGTCGCATGTTTACTCCACGACCAGCTGCTAAGATCAACGCCTTATTTGTTCGCGGTCGCAACGACTGGCTCAAGAGGTACTCA from Candidatus Kerfeldbacteria bacterium includes these protein-coding regions:
- a CDS encoding NDP-sugar synthase, translating into MMVYDNFDHIMDRARLTITLKKDLLPLVDGVIDGTRIRNRSHAIEYLLSQSLRPRTNKALILAAGRGVNMRPFTYEIPKTLIPVQGKPILEYSIEMLRDAGFTDLYIMVGHLGDKIVAHFGDGSRFGVKITYMKERKELGTGAALRQAEQYLQRSPFLMLYGDVLIDISIKDFVEFHRTHGGTATMAITSSDKPYEFGVVRLHGNKIVKFTEKPEQGKRMGHFVNAGLFFLNPEIFKYTPRSGYSMLEKDVFPKLVTEGKLIGYPFEGAWFDVGTPEIYEEALRDWKKA